In Streptomyces sp. P9-A4, the genomic window CTCACCGTTCTGGCGTTCATCATGCTCGGCGAAGCCGTCCGCAACGCCCTCGACCCCAAGCTGCGCTGAGGAGGGCGTAAAAGATGAGCATCATCGACAAGACCGCGGCCGTCCCCGCGCCCCGCGACGGAGCCGACCACACCGGTCCGCTGCTCGAAGTCCGCGACCTGCACGTGGAGTTCCACACCCGTGACGGTGTGGCCAAGGCGGTCAACGGCGTCAACTACTCGGTGGACGCCGGCGAGACCCTCGCCGTCCTCGGCGAGTCCGGCTCCGGCAAGTCCGTCACCGCCCAGGCCGTCATGGGCATCCTCGACATGCCGCCCGGCAAGATCCCGCAGGGCGAGATCCTGTTCCGCGGCGAGGACATGCTGAAGATGTCCGAGGAGGAGCGGCGGAAGATCCGCGGCCGGAAGATCGCCATGATCTTCCAGGACGCGCTGTCCTCCCTCAACCCGGTCCTCAGCGTCGGCTACCAGCTCGGCGAGATGTTCCGGGTGCACCACGGCATGTCCAAGAAGGACGCCAAGGTCAAGGCCATCGAGCTGATGGACAAGGTCAAGATCCCCGCCGCCAAGGCGCGGGTCTCCGACTACCCCCACCAGTTCTCCGGCGGTATGCGCCAGCGCATCATGATCGCCATGGCGCTCGCCCTGGAGCCGGACCTGATCATCGCCGACGAGCCCACCACGGCTCTCGACGTGACCGTCCAGGCCCAGGTCATGGACCTCCTCGCGGAGCTCCAGCGCGAGTACAACATGGGTCTGATCCTGATCACCCACGACCTCGGCGTCGTCGCCGACGTCGCGGACAAGATCGCCGTGATGTACGCCGGCCGCATCGTCGAGCAGGCCCCGGTCCACGAGCTGTACAAGCGCCCGGCCCACCCCTACACCAAGGGACTCCTGGAGTCGATCCCGCGCCTGGACCAGAAGGGCCAGGAGCTCTACGCGATCAAGGGCCTGCCGCCCAACCTGCTCAAGGTGCCCACCGGCTGCGCCTTCAACCCGCGCTGCCCCAAGGCCGACGACATCTGCCGCACGGAGATCCCGGCCCTGGTGCCGGTCACCGAGCAGGACGGCGCGGATCTCCCGGGCCGTAAGAGCGCCTGCCACTTCTGGAAGGAGACGATCCATGGCTGACCTCAGCAAGAACGACGAGGCCGTGGCCGCCGTCGAGGCCCCCGCGGGCCGCGGCGAACCGATC contains:
- a CDS encoding ABC transporter ATP-binding protein, translating into MSIIDKTAAVPAPRDGADHTGPLLEVRDLHVEFHTRDGVAKAVNGVNYSVDAGETLAVLGESGSGKSVTAQAVMGILDMPPGKIPQGEILFRGEDMLKMSEEERRKIRGRKIAMIFQDALSSLNPVLSVGYQLGEMFRVHHGMSKKDAKVKAIELMDKVKIPAAKARVSDYPHQFSGGMRQRIMIAMALALEPDLIIADEPTTALDVTVQAQVMDLLAELQREYNMGLILITHDLGVVADVADKIAVMYAGRIVEQAPVHELYKRPAHPYTKGLLESIPRLDQKGQELYAIKGLPPNLLKVPTGCAFNPRCPKADDICRTEIPALVPVTEQDGADLPGRKSACHFWKETIHG